DNA from Lonchura striata isolate bLonStr1 chromosome 5, bLonStr1.mat, whole genome shotgun sequence:
CCCGCGATGCCCTGCCCTTGCAGCAGTACAAACTGGTAAGACCCCGAGTGGTCAATCACTCCTCCTTCCACGCCATGGGAGCCCTGTGCTATTTCAACCGAGGCGACAGCCCCTGTCACCCGTCCTCCAGTGTCAACATCCACCCGGTGGCTTCTTATTTCCTCAGCTCTCCCTTGCACCCGCAGCCCAAGGCTTACCTGGCGGAGCGGAACAAGCTGGTACTACCGACCGTGGACAAGTACCCGGCGGGGGTGGCCTTCAAGGACTTATCGCAGGCTCAGTTGCAGCACTACATGAAAGAAAGTGCTCAGATTCTCTCGGAAAAAATCGCCTATAAGACGTCGGAGTTTAGCCGCGGCTCCCCGAGCAGCAAGCCCAAAGTTTTCACGTGTGAAGTTTGTGGAAAGGCAAGTAGCACCGTAGCCCGcctcccttccccagcctcctgtccctgtccgtCTTCCCGCCGGTTGTCTGTCGCTTTCTTTCTTGATTTCTCCTTGGCACTCTCCCCTTCTAAtcaaaatttgattttattttattgtctcCTTTCTCTTTCAAGGTATTTAATGCACATTATAACTTAACGCGCCATATGCCGGTACACACGGGAGCCAGACCCTTTGTTTGCAAAGTTTGCGGGAAGGGTTTCAGACAGGCGAGCACGCTGTGCCGGCACAAGATCATCCACACCCAGGTGAGCCCACCCTCTgtcccttcctccctgcccaaGACTCTCCGCTCACGATTTTCGGGGAGCTCGGCGTTTGTCCAGCCGCTCGAAACAGCGGCGTGGGGGGCGGCCAATCCGCAGTCGCGGGGAGATTTCGTTTGCCCCAAGCGCGGTAGGTACGCGGGGTGCCCCGCACCGGCATCTGCGAGCCGTCAGTTGAACGCACAGAACTCACAAATCAGCTCATAAAATCCCGCAAAACAGAACACAGACCCCGCAAGACAGCCAACAAGAAGCCGTGACTTGGTGTTTGTTTCCCTCCAGGAAAAGCCACACAAGTGCAACCAGTGCGGCAAAGCTTTTAACCGGAGCTCGACCCTGAACACGCACACGCGAATACACGCCGGCTATAAACCATTTGTCTGTGAATTTTGTGGCAAAGGATTTCACCAGAAAGGTACCAGTCGCCAGCACCCTCTCTGTTACCCGGCTTCCCCCTCCCCAAGCCAGGGGACAATTTGCGACAGGGAGCGTAGTGGGGAGTTAATTTTGTGTTCAagttttattattatatatttagaTTAATTTTAAGTTTGGCTAGCCCGGACACATGCCTTGCCCCACGAAGCGAGGCAGAGGTCTCTGTCCGGGGGAACGGCGGGGCAGTCGTTCCGCTGGAAGCGCCTGTTCTCCCTTCACTGAAACATGCAGCTTCCAGCGCGGCTCGGCAAACGAATTCTCCTCTTATTTCCCCCTCCAAATACAAGAATTTAGCTACTTTTTCTTCCTGCGTTGCTGTGATGTCTAAACCCAGGGGTTATATCTCTGCAATTGTCGTGATTTTGGTTTATTCGATCCTTTCCTTGTCGTCTGTTAAGTGTAACCGCCGTGGGGAGGATGGAGAGAAGGCGGGAGGTTTGCGGTCGTTTCATCCTAAAGCGGAACTCTGGTGATGGGACAgagtttgggtgtttttttatAGTTTTCTCGTCTTTTCATTCTCCGTCTTTCAAATCCGGGTCCATTTGCCTTTCTTTCCTCATTCACAGGCAATTACAAAAACCACAAACTGACTCACAGCGGGGAGAAGCAGTTCAAGTGCAATATCTGCAACAAGGCTTTTCACCAGGTGTACAATCTGACCTTCCACATGCACACCCACAACGACAAGAAGCCCTTCACCTGCCCCACCTGCGGCAAAGGCTTCTGCAGGAACTTTGACCTCAAGAAGCACGTCCGTAAGCTGCATGACAGCGCCCTGGGACTGCCTCGGCCCCCCGCGGAGCTGGGGGGGCCCgacccgccgcccccgcccggggtgctgctgcagggcccgccgccgctccagccgtgaggggcggccgccggccccgccggtgCGAGCCCCACCGCCTCTTTGCATGCACCTGTTAAGCGGTTTTGTGTATTATGCTCTATATCGCCATTAACGTTAATGGGACTGGTTGTttcctatatatttttttaatttttcctttgttctttaCAG
Protein-coding regions in this window:
- the FEZF1 gene encoding fez family zinc finger protein 1; translated protein: MDNSGNHTATKILATPPSRESLSARSSMISTPKPLAFSIERIMARTPEPRSIPVPQLLHGSVAKGDPKHPLHLNSSIPCMIPFVPVAYDTLPKAAVAGAEPRKAHLDSSSSPSFSCGDLLNCALSLKGDFPRDALPLQQYKLVRPRVVNHSSFHAMGALCYFNRGDSPCHPSSSVNIHPVASYFLSSPLHPQPKAYLAERNKLVLPTVDKYPAGVAFKDLSQAQLQHYMKESAQILSEKIAYKTSEFSRGSPSSKPKVFTCEVCGKVFNAHYNLTRHMPVHTGARPFVCKVCGKGFRQASTLCRHKIIHTQEKPHKCNQCGKAFNRSSTLNTHTRIHAGYKPFVCEFCGKGFHQKGNYKNHKLTHSGEKQFKCNICNKAFHQVYNLTFHMHTHNDKKPFTCPTCGKGFCRNFDLKKHVRKLHDSALGLPRPPAELGGPDPPPPPGVLLQGPPPLQP